One window of the Fusobacterium animalis 7_1 genome contains the following:
- the coaD gene encoding pantetheine-phosphate adenylyltransferase, with amino-acid sequence MKTGVYAGSFDPITKGHQDIIERALKIVDKLIVVVMNNPKKNYWFNLDERKNLISKIFEGDKSIKVDEHAGLLVDFMAKNSCGILIKGLRDVKDFSEEMTYSFANKKLSNGEVDTIFIPTSEKYTYVSSTFVKELAFYSQSLAGYVDDKVIVDILNRAKEYRDRG; translated from the coding sequence ATGAAAACAGGTGTATATGCTGGAAGTTTTGATCCTATTACAAAGGGGCATCAAGATATAATAGAAAGAGCATTAAAAATTGTAGATAAATTAATAGTTGTTGTTATGAATAATCCTAAGAAAAATTATTGGTTTAATTTAGATGAAAGAAAAAATTTAATAAGTAAAATCTTTGAAGGAGATAAAAGTATAAAAGTTGACGAACATGCAGGTTTACTTGTAGATTTTATGGCTAAAAACTCTTGTGGAATTCTTATAAAAGGTTTAAGAGATGTAAAAGATTTTTCAGAAGAAATGACCTATTCTTTTGCAAATAAAAAACTTTCAAATGGTGAAGTGGATACAATTTTCATACCAACATCAGAAAAATATACTTATGTGAGTTCAACTTTTGTTAAAGAATTGGCTTTTTACAGTCAAAGTTTAGCTGGTTATGTAGATGATAAAGTTATAGTTGATATTTTAAATAGAGCTAAGGAATATAGGGATAGAGGATAG
- the fabF gene encoding beta-ketoacyl-ACP synthase II yields the protein MKRVVVTGLGLISALGIGLEESWKKLIAGETGIDLIKSYDTTDQPVRIAGEVKGFEPTDYGIEKKEVKKLARNTQFALVATKMALEDANFKIDETNADDVGVIVSAGVGGIEIMEEQYGNMLTKGYRRISPFTIPAMIENMAAGNIAIYYGAKGPNRSIVTACASGTHSIGDGFDLIRHGRAKAMIVGGTEASVTQFCINSFANMKALSTRNETPKTASRPFSKDRDGFVMGEGAGILILEELESALARGAKIYAEMVGFGDTSDANHITAPIETGEGAIKAMRAALKDANIPLEDVTYINAHGTSTPTNDIVETRAIKALFGDKAKSLYVSSTKGATGHALGGAGGIEGVIIAKTIAEGIIPPTINLHETEEECDLNYVPNKAIKADVKVAMSNSLGFGGHNSVIVMKKFEK from the coding sequence ATGAAAAGAGTTGTTGTAACAGGATTAGGACTTATTTCTGCATTAGGAATAGGTTTAGAAGAAAGTTGGAAAAAACTTATAGCTGGTGAAACTGGAATAGATTTAATAAAATCTTATGATACAACAGACCAACCAGTTAGAATAGCTGGTGAAGTTAAAGGCTTTGAACCAACTGATTATGGAATAGAAAAAAAAGAAGTAAAAAAATTAGCAAGAAATACTCAATTTGCTTTGGTAGCTACAAAGATGGCACTAGAAGATGCTAACTTTAAAATAGATGAAACTAATGCTGATGATGTAGGAGTTATTGTATCAGCAGGTGTTGGTGGAATTGAAATAATGGAAGAACAATATGGAAATATGCTAACAAAAGGATATAGAAGAATATCTCCATTTACAATTCCTGCTATGATAGAAAATATGGCAGCAGGAAATATAGCTATATACTATGGAGCAAAAGGACCTAACAGATCAATAGTTACTGCTTGTGCATCAGGAACTCACTCAATAGGTGATGGTTTTGATTTAATTCGTCATGGTAGGGCAAAAGCTATGATAGTTGGGGGAACAGAAGCTAGTGTAACTCAATTTTGTATAAATTCATTTGCTAATATGAAGGCTCTTTCTACTAGAAATGAGACTCCAAAAACAGCATCAAGACCATTTTCAAAAGATAGAGATGGTTTTGTAATGGGAGAAGGAGCAGGAATTTTAATTTTAGAAGAATTAGAAAGTGCCTTAGCCAGAGGAGCAAAAATATATGCAGAAATGGTGGGATTTGGAGATACCTCTGATGCAAACCATATCACAGCTCCTATTGAAACAGGAGAAGGAGCAATAAAAGCTATGAGAGCTGCATTAAAAGATGCAAATATTCCACTTGAAGATGTAACATATATAAATGCTCATGGAACTTCTACTCCTACTAATGATATTGTAGAAACAAGAGCAATAAAAGCACTATTTGGAGATAAAGCTAAAAGTTTATATGTATCTTCTACAAAAGGAGCAACTGGACATGCATTAGGTGGAGCTGGTGGAATTGAAGGAGTAATTATTGCAAAAACAATAGCAGAAGGAATAATACCTCCTACAATTAATTTACATGAAACAGAAGAAGAATGTGATTTGAACTATGTACCTAACAAAGCTATAAAGGCAGATGTAAAAGTTGCTATGTCTAACTCTTTGGGCTTTGGAGGACATAACTCAGTTATAGTTATGAAAAAATTTGAAAAATAA
- the rnc gene encoding ribonuclease III — protein MKNLLDLEHKLNYYFNDRNLLKNALLHKSLGNERKEYKNQNNERLELLGDAVLDLIVAEYLYKSYKNASEGTIAKLKAMIVSEPILAKISRQIGVGKFLMLSRGEVMSGGRNRESILADSFEAILGAVYIDSNLDDARNFTLSHIKQYIDHIEENEDILDFKSILQEYVQKEFRTVPTYKLIAERGPDHMKEFEIQVIVGNYREKAVAKNKKKAEQLSAKALCIKLGVNYHEAL, from the coding sequence ATGAAGAATCTATTAGATTTAGAACATAAACTAAACTACTACTTCAATGATAGAAATTTATTGAAAAATGCTCTTCTTCATAAATCACTTGGTAACGAAAGAAAAGAATATAAAAATCAAAACAATGAAAGATTAGAACTGCTAGGAGATGCAGTTCTAGATCTTATTGTTGCTGAGTATTTATATAAAAGTTATAAAAATGCTTCAGAAGGAACAATAGCAAAATTAAAAGCTATGATAGTCAGTGAACCAATACTTGCAAAAATTTCTCGTCAAATAGGAGTTGGAAAATTCCTTATGTTAAGTAGAGGAGAGGTTATGTCAGGTGGAAGAAATAGGGAATCTATCTTGGCTGATTCATTTGAAGCTATATTAGGAGCTGTTTATATAGATTCTAATTTAGATGATGCAAGAAACTTTACTTTAAGCCATATAAAACAATATATAGACCATATAGAAGAAAATGAAGATATTTTGGATTTCAAAAGTATTTTACAAGAATATGTACAAAAAGAATTTAGAACAGTTCCAACTTATAAACTCATAGCAGAAAGAGGACCTGATCATATGAAAGAATTTGAAATTCAAGTAATTGTTGGTAATTATAGGGAAAAAGCAGTTGCAAAGAATAAGAAAAAAGCAGAGCAATTATCAGCAAAGGCATTATGTATAAAGTTGGGAGTAAACTATCATGAAGCATTATAA
- a CDS encoding MATE family efflux transporter, translating to MNSIGNVGKKTLISLTIPIFFELLLVTVVGNIDTIMLGYYSDKAVGAIGGITQLLNIQNVIFSFINLATAILTAQFLGARDYKRVKQVISVSLVLNVLLGVVLGGIYLFFWRGLLQKINLPEELVGIGKYYFQMVGGLCVFQGIILSCGAILKSHGRPTETLIINVGVNILNILGNGMFIFGWLGMPVLGTTGVGISTVVSRGIGCVAAFYMMCKYCNFTFRKKYIKPFPFKIVKNILSIGFPTAGENLSWNVGQLLIVAMVNTMGTTIIASRTYLMLISNFVMTLSIALGQGTAIQVGHLVGAGEVKEVYFKCLKSVKIAFIFAFVTTSIVCFLRKPIMNIFTTNPDILSASLKIFPLMIILEMGRVFNIVIINSLHAAGDIKFPMFMSIICVYAVAVLFSYIFGISLGWGLAGIWIANAMDEWIRGIAMYLRWKSRKWQNKSFV from the coding sequence ATGAATAGTATTGGTAATGTTGGTAAAAAAACCTTAATTTCTTTGACAATACCAATATTTTTTGAATTGTTATTAGTAACAGTTGTAGGAAATATTGATACAATAATGCTAGGCTATTACAGTGATAAAGCAGTAGGAGCAATAGGTGGAATAACACAACTGCTTAATATTCAAAATGTAATATTTAGTTTTATAAATCTGGCAACAGCAATTTTAACAGCACAATTTTTAGGGGCAAGGGACTATAAAAGAGTAAAACAGGTAATAAGTGTTTCATTGGTTCTTAATGTTCTTTTAGGAGTAGTTTTAGGAGGAATATATTTATTTTTTTGGAGAGGCTTGCTTCAAAAAATAAATCTTCCAGAAGAACTGGTTGGAATAGGTAAATATTATTTTCAAATGGTTGGAGGGCTTTGTGTATTTCAAGGGATAATCCTATCTTGTGGAGCTATTCTTAAAAGTCATGGCAGACCAACAGAAACCTTAATTATTAATGTAGGGGTAAATATTTTAAATATATTAGGGAATGGAATGTTTATTTTTGGTTGGTTAGGAATGCCAGTTTTAGGAACAACAGGAGTTGGAATATCAACAGTTGTTTCAAGAGGAATTGGTTGTGTTGCGGCGTTCTATATGATGTGTAAATATTGTAATTTTACATTTAGAAAGAAGTATATAAAGCCTTTTCCATTTAAAATAGTAAAAAATATTTTATCAATAGGCTTTCCAACTGCTGGGGAAAATCTATCTTGGAATGTAGGCCAACTTTTAATAGTTGCTATGGTAAATACTATGGGAACAACAATTATTGCTTCTCGTACATATTTAATGCTAATAAGTAATTTTGTTATGACTTTATCAATAGCATTAGGGCAAGGAACAGCAATACAAGTTGGGCATTTAGTTGGTGCAGGAGAAGTTAAAGAAGTTTATTTTAAATGTTTAAAAAGTGTGAAGATTGCATTTATATTTGCCTTTGTTACAACTTCAATAGTATGTTTTTTAAGAAAACCTATTATGAATATTTTTACGACCAACCCAGATATTTTATCTGCCTCTTTAAAAATATTTCCTTTGATGATTATCTTAGAAATGGGTAGAGTATTTAACATAGTCATAATAAACTCACTTCATGCAGCAGGAGACATTAAGTTTCCTATGTTTATGTCTATAATTTGTGTATATGCAGTAGCAGTTTTGTTTTCATATATATTTGGGATTTCATTAGGTTGGGGTCTTGCTGGAATATGGATTGCAAATGCTATGGATGAATGGATTAGAGGTATTGCAATGTATCTTAGATGGAAGAGTAGAAAATGGCAAAATAAAAGTTTTGTATAG
- the disA gene encoding DNA integrity scanning diadenylate cyclase DisA, producing the protein MTKQDLMDIIVKVAPGSPLREGVDYILDAGIGALIVIGYDDEVEKVRDGGFFIDCDYTPERIFELSKMDGAIILNDDCSKILYANVHIQPNISFITTESGTRHRTAERTAKHLKREVVAISERKKNVTLYKGELKYRLKNFDELNIEVGQVLKTLESYRHVLNRSLDNLTILELDDLVTVLDVANTLQRFEMVRRISEEITRYLLELGTRGRLVNMQVSELIWDLDDEEESFLKDYIDDGMTTDSVRRYLHSLSDSELLDIENVVVALGYSKSSSVFDNKIAAKGYRVLEKISKLTKKDIEKIVNTYKDISEIQEVTDEDLSAIKISKFKIKALRAGINRLKFTIEMQR; encoded by the coding sequence ATGACTAAACAAGATTTAATGGATATAATAGTTAAAGTTGCACCTGGGAGTCCTTTGAGAGAAGGAGTGGACTATATTTTAGATGCAGGTATAGGAGCTTTAATAGTTATAGGTTATGATGATGAAGTTGAAAAAGTTAGAGATGGAGGATTCTTTATTGACTGTGATTATACTCCTGAAAGAATTTTTGAATTATCTAAAATGGACGGTGCAATAATTTTAAATGATGATTGTTCAAAAATCTTGTATGCCAATGTTCATATTCAACCTAATATTTCATTTATTACAACAGAGAGTGGAACAAGACATAGAACAGCTGAAAGAACAGCAAAACATTTAAAAAGAGAAGTTGTAGCTATATCTGAAAGAAAGAAGAATGTTACTCTATATAAAGGGGAATTGAAATACAGACTTAAAAATTTTGATGAATTAAATATAGAAGTAGGACAGGTTTTAAAAACTTTGGAAAGTTATAGGCATGTTTTAAATCGGTCACTTGATAATTTAACAATTCTTGAATTAGATGATTTAGTAACAGTTCTTGATGTTGCCAATACTTTACAAAGATTTGAAATGGTAAGAAGAATCAGTGAAGAGATAACAAGATATCTTTTAGAATTAGGAACAAGAGGAAGATTGGTAAATATGCAAGTTTCTGAACTTATTTGGGACTTAGATGATGAAGAAGAAAGTTTCTTAAAAGATTATATTGATGATGGAATGACAACTGATAGTGTAAGAAGATATTTACATTCTTTATCTGATTCTGAATTGCTTGATATAGAAAATGTAGTTGTTGCATTAGGATATAGTAAATCTTCAAGTGTTTTTGATAATAAAATAGCTGCAAAAGGTTATAGAGTTCTTGAAAAAATAAGTAAATTAACAAAAAAAGATATAGAAAAAATAGTAAATACATATAAAGATATATCTGAAATTCAAGAGGTAACTGATGAAGATTTATCTGCTATAAAGATAAGTAAATTTAAAATTAAGGCTTTAAGAGCAGGAATTAATAGATTAAAATTCACAATAGAAATGCAAAGATAA
- a CDS encoding elongator complex protein 3 translates to MKHYNIPVFISHFGCPNACVFCNQKKINGRETDVSLDDLKNIIDSYLKTLPKNSIKQVAFFGGTFTGISMNLQKEYLEVVKKYIDNNDVEGVRISTRPECIDDEILTQLKKYGVKTIELGIQSLDDKVLKATGRNYTYDVVKKSCDLIKNYGFELGIQLMIGLPKSDYKSDLQSAIKSLELNPDIARIYPTLVIKGTELELMYKKNLYQSLSVEEAVDRTVPVYSLLELKNINVIRVGLQPAEDLTADGVIISGPFHPAFRDLVENKIYFNFLSKIYKKEKKLDIEVNERNVSKIVGQKAINKKTFYPNFKILINNNLDLDELKINSKKYTRKEILEGEFNEKISDFI, encoded by the coding sequence ATGAAGCATTATAATATCCCAGTGTTTATAAGTCATTTTGGTTGTCCTAATGCTTGTGTATTTTGTAACCAAAAGAAGATTAATGGAAGAGAAACAGATGTTAGTTTAGATGATTTAAAAAATATTATAGATAGTTATTTAAAAACTCTTCCAAAAAATTCCATTAAACAGGTGGCATTTTTTGGTGGAACTTTTACAGGCATATCTATGAACTTGCAAAAAGAATATTTGGAAGTTGTAAAAAAATATATAGATAATAATGATGTTGAAGGAGTTAGAATTTCAACAAGACCAGAGTGTATAGATGATGAAATATTAACTCAATTAAAAAAATATGGTGTTAAAACTATTGAATTAGGGATACAATCCTTAGATGATAAAGTTTTAAAAGCTACTGGTAGAAATTATACTTATGATGTGGTTAAAAAATCTTGTGATTTAATTAAAAACTATGGTTTTGAATTGGGTATTCAACTTATGATAGGTTTACCTAAATCAGATTATAAAAGTGACTTACAATCAGCTATAAAAAGTTTAGAATTAAATCCTGATATAGCAAGAATATATCCAACTCTTGTAATAAAAGGAACAGAGCTTGAGCTTATGTATAAAAAAAATCTATATCAATCTTTGAGTGTAGAAGAAGCAGTGGATAGAACAGTTCCCGTTTATTCATTATTAGAGCTTAAAAATATAAACGTAATTAGAGTGGGACTTCAACCTGCTGAGGATTTAACGGCTGATGGAGTAATAATATCAGGACCATTTCACCCAGCATTTAGAGATTTAGTAGAAAATAAAATATATTTTAATTTTTTATCTAAGATTTATAAAAAAGAGAAAAAACTAGATATAGAAGTAAATGAAAGAAATGTATCAAAAATTGTGGGACAGAAAGCTATAAACAAAAAAACTTTCTATCCCAATTTTAAAATATTGATAAATAATAATTTAGACTTAGATGAGTTAAAAATAAATTCTAAAAAATATACTAGAAAAGAGATATTAGAGGGAGAATTTAATGAAAAAATATCTGATTTTATCTAA
- the acpP gene encoding acyl carrier protein, translating into MLDKVKEIIVEQLGVDADQIKPESNFVDDLGADSLDTVELIMSFEEEFGVEIPDTEAEKIKTVQDVINYIEAHKK; encoded by the coding sequence ATGTTAGATAAAGTAAAAGAAATTATAGTTGAACAATTAGGAGTGGATGCTGATCAAATAAAACCTGAATCAAATTTTGTAGATGATTTAGGAGCAGATTCTTTAGATACTGTTGAATTAATAATGTCTTTTGAAGAAGAATTTGGAGTAGAAATTCCAGATACAGAAGCAGAAAAAATTAAAACTGTACAAGATGTTATAAACTATATAGAAGCACATAAGAAATAA
- the metF gene encoding methylenetetrahydrofolate reductase [NAD(P)H]: MKIADIYKSKSLTTSFEVFPPNDKVGLEQVYNCLDILSLEKPDYISVTYGAGGNTKGKTVEIADRIKRQNGVESLAHLTCIGAKKEEIDRVLEDLEKNNIENILALRGDYPVDRELEKGDFNYARELIEYIHKRKGDKFSIGAAYYVEGHRETNDILDLFYLKEKVNAGVDFLISQIFLDNEFFYSFRDKLEKLQINIPLVAGIMPVTNAKQIKKITSLCSCTIPKKFLKILEKYEDNPPALKEAGLAYAIEQVVDLVASDINGIHLYTMNKPETAKKIIDATGIIRK; this comes from the coding sequence ATGAAAATAGCAGATATTTACAAGAGTAAAAGTTTAACAACATCATTTGAGGTATTTCCACCTAATGATAAAGTTGGATTGGAACAGGTATATAATTGCCTAGATATATTATCCTTAGAAAAACCTGACTATATAAGTGTTACTTATGGAGCAGGAGGAAATACAAAGGGAAAAACAGTTGAAATAGCAGACAGAATTAAAAGACAAAATGGAGTTGAATCTCTTGCTCATTTAACTTGTATAGGAGCTAAAAAAGAAGAAATAGATAGAGTATTAGAAGATTTAGAAAAAAATAATATTGAAAATATTTTAGCTTTAAGAGGGGATTATCCTGTTGATAGAGAATTAGAAAAAGGAGACTTTAATTATGCAAGAGAGCTAATAGAATATATTCATAAAAGGAAAGGAGATAAATTTTCAATAGGAGCTGCATATTATGTTGAAGGACATAGAGAAACTAATGATATTTTAGATTTATTTTATTTAAAAGAAAAAGTTAATGCAGGAGTAGATTTTTTAATTTCACAAATATTTTTAGATAATGAGTTTTTTTATTCATTTAGAGATAAATTAGAAAAATTACAAATTAATATACCATTGGTTGCAGGAATTATGCCAGTAACAAATGCTAAACAAATAAAGAAAATTACTTCTTTATGTTCTTGTACTATACCTAAAAAGTTCTTAAAAATTTTAGAGAAGTATGAAGATAATCCTCCTGCACTAAAAGAGGCAGGGCTTGCTTATGCAATAGAACAAGTGGTGGATTTAGTTGCTTCTGATATCAATGGTATACATTTATACACAATGAATAAACCAGAAACTGCTAAGAAAATAATAGATGCAACAGGGATAATAAGAAAATAA
- a CDS encoding Rne/Rng family ribonuclease produces the protein MKKYLILSKSVYETKLALLEDNKLDEMYIERNNQKEITGNIYKGKVVDILNNGEIIFVDIGLEKNALLSFENKKKVPKFNIDDKLIVQTESEPRDEKGAKLTLDYSINGENLVLLPKSKNISISRKIKDIEEINRLKNIFLSIDNGLILRTNSEEKSEESLLEEYRKLEDIDNQINKDFEKINIGLLYDVNSILKKAVTLFDDTIEEFIIDDEHIFEEIKILLEKTGKKDLIKKLRKYFKDEDIFEYYNINSQIERALDRKVYLDSGAYIIIEKTEALISIDVNTGQNIGNKTSQELIFQTNLEATKEIARQIKLRNLAGIIIVDFIDMKKFSDRKRVLEEFKKYLSEDKAEKNSVEYTNLGLIQFTRKRQGKELAFYYKEKCQYCEGTGYFLSKDRIILNLLEDLNSQIKSQDIKKIVIRAKKDIIKELNKYINNNKIKYIEDNNFYKIGYKIELYK, from the coding sequence ATGAAAAAATATCTGATTTTATCTAAAAGTGTATATGAAACAAAACTTGCTTTACTTGAAGATAATAAATTAGATGAAATGTATATAGAGAGAAATAATCAAAAAGAAATCACAGGAAATATTTACAAAGGCAAGGTTGTAGATATTTTAAATAATGGAGAAATTATTTTTGTAGATATAGGTTTAGAGAAAAATGCTTTGCTATCTTTTGAAAATAAGAAAAAAGTTCCGAAATTCAATATAGATGATAAATTAATTGTGCAGACTGAAAGTGAGCCAAGAGATGAAAAAGGGGCAAAATTAACTCTTGATTATTCAATAAATGGAGAAAATTTAGTTTTATTACCAAAGTCAAAAAATATTTCTATATCTAGGAAAATAAAAGATATTGAAGAAATTAATAGATTAAAAAATATATTTTTGAGTATAGATAATGGTTTAATACTTAGAACTAATTCTGAGGAAAAATCAGAAGAAAGTTTATTAGAAGAATATAGAAAATTAGAAGATATTGATAATCAAATAAACAAAGATTTTGAAAAGATAAATATAGGTTTACTTTATGATGTAAATAGTATCTTAAAAAAGGCAGTAACATTATTTGATGACACGATAGAAGAGTTTATTATTGATGATGAACATATTTTTGAAGAAATAAAGATTTTATTAGAAAAAACAGGGAAAAAAGATTTAATAAAAAAATTAAGAAAATATTTTAAAGATGAGGATATTTTTGAATATTATAATATAAACTCACAGATAGAAAGAGCTTTGGATAGAAAAGTTTATTTAGATAGTGGAGCATATATTATAATTGAAAAAACAGAGGCTTTAATTAGTATAGATGTAAATACAGGACAAAATATAGGAAATAAAACTTCACAAGAACTTATTTTTCAAACAAACTTAGAGGCTACAAAAGAGATAGCAAGACAAATAAAATTGAGAAATTTAGCTGGAATAATTATTGTAGATTTTATAGATATGAAAAAATTTTCTGACAGAAAAAGAGTTTTAGAAGAATTTAAAAAATATTTAAGTGAAGATAAGGCTGAAAAAAATTCTGTTGAATATACAAATCTAGGTTTAATACAATTTACAAGAAAAAGACAGGGAAAAGAATTAGCATTTTATTATAAAGAAAAATGTCAATATTGTGAGGGAACAGGATATTTTTTATCAAAAGATAGAATAATTTTAAATCTTTTAGAGGATTTAAACAGTCAAATAAAGAGTCAAGATATAAAAAAGATTGTAATTAGAGCTAAAAAAGATATAATAAAAGAGCTTAATAAGTATATAAATAATAATAAAATTAAATATATAGAGGACAACAATTTTTATAAAATAGGTTATAAGATAGAATTATACAAATAA
- the radA gene encoding DNA repair protein RadA, translating to MAKGTVYYCSECGYKSAKWVGKCPQCGAWSSFEEVDELPKDVKKTKNSDIKVYEFKDVEYTSEDRYKTKYEEFDRLLGGGLLKGEVVLVTGNPGIGKSTLLLQVANSYKDYGNILYISGEESPAQIKNRGERLKISGESIYIMAEMDILNIYEYVVSKKPKVVIVDSIQTLYNSSMDSISGTPTQIRECTLKIIEIAKKYNISFFIVGHITKDGKVAGPKLLEHMVDAVFNFEGDEGLYYRILRSVKNRFGSTNEIAVFSMEENGMKEIKNSSEYFLSEREEKNIGSMVVPILEGTKVFLLEVQSLITDSGIGIPKRVVQGYDRNRIQILTAIAEKKLYVPLSMKDLFVNVPGGLSIEDPAADLAVLMSILSVHKGFAISQKIAAIGELGLRGEIRKVFFLERRLKELEKLGFTGVYVPESNRKELEKKKFKLKIIYLKNLDELLERMNKND from the coding sequence ATGGCTAAGGGAACTGTATATTATTGTTCAGAGTGTGGATATAAAAGTGCAAAATGGGTTGGAAAGTGTCCACAGTGTGGAGCTTGGTCAAGTTTTGAAGAAGTTGATGAGCTACCAAAAGATGTGAAAAAAACAAAGAACTCTGATATAAAAGTTTATGAATTTAAAGATGTAGAGTACACAAGTGAAGATAGATATAAAACAAAATATGAAGAATTTGATAGATTACTTGGTGGAGGACTTTTAAAAGGAGAAGTAGTTTTAGTAACTGGTAACCCAGGGATAGGGAAATCTACTTTACTTTTACAAGTTGCTAATTCATATAAAGACTATGGAAATATTTTATATATTTCTGGTGAAGAATCCCCAGCACAGATTAAAAATAGAGGAGAAAGATTAAAAATATCTGGTGAAAGCATATATATTATGGCTGAAATGGATATTTTAAATATATATGAATATGTTGTGAGTAAAAAACCAAAAGTTGTTATTGTAGATTCTATACAAACATTGTATAATTCTAGTATGGATTCCATATCTGGGACACCAACCCAAATTAGAGAATGTACTTTAAAGATTATTGAGATTGCTAAGAAATATAATATTTCATTCTTTATAGTTGGACATATCACAAAAGATGGAAAAGTTGCAGGACCAAAACTACTTGAACATATGGTTGATGCTGTATTTAATTTTGAAGGTGATGAAGGACTTTATTATAGGATACTTAGAAGTGTAAAGAATAGATTTGGCTCAACTAATGAAATTGCAGTATTCAGTATGGAAGAAAATGGAATGAAAGAAATAAAAAATTCCTCTGAATATTTTTTAAGTGAGAGAGAAGAAAAAAATATAGGAAGTATGGTTGTGCCAATTTTAGAGGGAACAAAAGTTTTTCTTTTAGAAGTGCAGTCCCTTATAACAGATAGTGGAATAGGAATACCTAAAAGAGTTGTTCAAGGATATGATAGAAATAGGATACAAATTTTAACTGCAATAGCAGAAAAAAAATTATATGTTCCACTTAGTATGAAAGATTTATTTGTAAATGTACCAGGTGGATTGTCAATAGAAGACCCAGCAGCAGATTTAGCAGTATTGATGTCAATTTTATCAGTGCATAAAGGCTTTGCTATTAGTCAAAAAATAGCTGCAATAGGAGAACTTGGATTAAGAGGAGAAATAAGAAAGGTATTTTTCTTAGAAAGAAGATTAAAAGAACTTGAAAAACTTGGTTTTACAGGAGTTTATGTTCCAGAGTCAAATAGAAAAGAGTTAGAAAAAAAGAAATTTAAACTGAAAATAATATACTTAAAGAATTTAGACGAATTATTGGAGAGGATGAATAAGAATGACTAA